The following proteins are co-located in the Pseudomonadota bacterium genome:
- a CDS encoding polyprenyl synthetase family protein encodes MDLGTFLHDKRIIVDNVLKDIFSSLQTTPGMLRDAMEYSLFSSGKRLRPVLAIAVCEANGKASDDLLPIACAIEMIHTYSLIHDDLPSIDNDDIRRGKPTCHKVFGDAIAVLAGDGLLTEAFRIMTDSHFTYRIGPKILKQIIFEIASAAGANGMVGGQVMDVLYDGKEGTKNILNFIHMHKTTALIRASVRIGAITGGAKVKELKKFTKYAESIGLAFQITDDLLDAEGDEEVVGKRLKKDSGKQTYIKHYGIVASKIRVEQLIEEAIESVEFLGENSKILSDLARYICNRVA; translated from the coding sequence TATTGTAGATAATGTCTTAAAAGACATCTTTTCATCCTTGCAGACAACACCGGGCATGCTCAGAGATGCCATGGAATACTCACTATTCTCCAGCGGAAAAAGGCTCAGGCCTGTACTCGCCATAGCCGTGTGTGAAGCTAACGGCAAAGCAAGCGATGATCTTCTCCCTATTGCCTGTGCTATTGAAATGATACATACATATTCCCTTATTCACGACGACCTGCCAAGCATTGACAACGATGATATAAGACGCGGTAAACCCACCTGTCATAAAGTATTCGGCGATGCGATAGCCGTTCTTGCAGGTGATGGGCTCCTGACTGAGGCTTTCAGGATTATGACCGACAGCCATTTTACATACAGAATTGGCCCAAAGATATTGAAACAGATTATTTTTGAAATTGCTTCGGCGGCCGGTGCCAATGGTATGGTTGGCGGCCAGGTCATGGACGTGCTTTATGATGGAAAAGAAGGGACAAAAAACATCCTTAATTTTATTCATATGCATAAAACTACAGCCCTTATCAGAGCCTCTGTGCGAATAGGCGCAATAACAGGGGGAGCAAAGGTTAAAGAATTAAAAAAATTTACTAAATATGCCGAATCCATAGGTCTTGCCTTTCAGATTACTGATGATCTATTAGACGCAGAAGGCGATGAAGAGGTTGTCGGGAAAAGACTGAAAAAGGACTCCGGCAAGCAAACCTATATAAAACATTATGGCATCGTGGCGTCTAAAATAAGGGTGGAGCAACTTATTGAAGAGGCCATAGAATCTGTTGAATTCCTGGGAGAAAATTCAAAAATACTCTCGGATCTTGCAAGGTATATCTGCAACAGGGTTGCTTGA
- the dxs gene encoding 1-deoxy-D-xylulose-5-phosphate synthase translates to MFLEKINYPEDLKKLTIPELTRLSEEIRKLIIDTVSQTGGHLSSSLGVVELTIALHYVFNTPEDKIIWDVGHQCYAHKILTGRRDKFETLRQDDGLCGFPSKQESAYDVFNTGHASNSISIAVGLAEARKKFKQSYKIITVIGDGSLAGGMSFEALNHAGDLKSDIIVILNDNEMSISKNIGALSSYLNRIMTGEFVSNTREELKKMLKNIPAFGDRVYKAAMHLEEAVKGFVTPGMLFEELGFQYFGPVDGHNLTHLIENLKNIKKLKGPILIHTVTKKGKGYTHAEDDPAKFHGVSTFEIDTGASTAAGSQTYTDIFGDTITELAKKDDKIVAITAAMGLGTGLDKFSKLFPERFYDIGIAEQHGVTFAAALALGGLKPFVAIYSTFLQRAYDQIIMDVCLQELPVIFAVDRSGIVGQDGPTHHGAFDITYFRHIPGIVVMSPKDGNELRQMLYSAYLYNKPVAIRYSRGVAHGTKIQNTFQEIPIGTWEKLKEGSDIALIACGNLVYPSLTAAQELEEEGIHCTVINGRFIKPIDREMLIETAKHAKSILTVEENVVMGGFGSSIMEVLSEEGIVVPLKILGIPDMFVPHGMQKTLRGKIGLDVEGIKKVIRHWLKKG, encoded by the coding sequence ATGTTTCTCGAAAAAATTAATTACCCTGAAGATCTCAAAAAATTAACCATTCCTGAGCTTACACGACTTTCAGAGGAGATACGTAAACTCATCATAGATACTGTTTCGCAAACAGGTGGGCATCTTTCTTCCAGCCTCGGCGTTGTTGAGCTTACCATCGCCCTACATTATGTGTTTAATACACCTGAAGACAAGATTATCTGGGATGTGGGACACCAGTGTTATGCACATAAAATCCTCACAGGCAGGAGAGATAAATTTGAAACACTAAGGCAGGATGATGGATTGTGCGGATTTCCAAGTAAGCAGGAAAGTGCATATGACGTTTTTAATACAGGCCATGCAAGTAATTCCATTTCCATTGCTGTCGGTCTTGCAGAGGCAAGAAAAAAATTTAAACAGTCATACAAGATTATTACAGTAATAGGTGACGGTTCTTTGGCAGGCGGTATGTCTTTTGAAGCATTAAACCATGCCGGGGATTTAAAAAGCGATATCATTGTAATCCTTAACGACAATGAAATGTCAATATCTAAGAATATCGGCGCCTTATCGTCTTACCTGAATAGGATTATGACCGGCGAGTTTGTAAGCAACACCAGGGAAGAGCTTAAAAAAATGCTGAAAAATATACCGGCTTTCGGTGACAGGGTATATAAGGCAGCAATGCACCTCGAAGAGGCGGTAAAAGGATTTGTAACACCTGGTATGCTTTTTGAGGAACTCGGGTTTCAGTATTTCGGGCCCGTTGATGGCCATAACCTGACCCATCTCATAGAAAATTTAAAAAACATCAAAAAGCTTAAAGGCCCAATACTCATCCACACAGTTACAAAAAAAGGTAAAGGCTACACACATGCAGAGGATGATCCTGCAAAGTTCCATGGTGTCTCAACCTTTGAGATAGATACGGGCGCCTCTACGGCTGCCGGTTCCCAGACCTATACGGATATTTTCGGCGACACCATTACAGAACTTGCTAAAAAGGATGACAAAATTGTGGCCATTACAGCAGCAATGGGACTTGGTACGGGTCTTGATAAATTTTCGAAGCTTTTTCCTGAGAGATTTTACGATATTGGTATAGCCGAGCAGCACGGTGTTACATTTGCAGCCGCACTTGCATTGGGAGGGCTTAAACCGTTTGTGGCAATATATTCAACGTTTCTCCAGCGGGCATACGACCAGATTATAATGGATGTTTGTCTCCAGGAACTTCCTGTCATATTTGCCGTTGACAGAAGCGGTATTGTCGGACAGGACGGTCCAACCCATCATGGGGCGTTTGATATTACATATTTCAGACATATTCCTGGTATTGTAGTCATGAGCCCGAAGGATGGTAATGAATTGCGGCAAATGCTCTATTCTGCATATCTGTATAATAAACCTGTAGCTATCCGGTATTCAAGAGGCGTGGCACATGGTACCAAAATCCAAAATACCTTCCAAGAGATTCCCATCGGTACATGGGAAAAATTAAAAGAAGGCAGCGATATTGCACTCATTGCCTGCGGAAACCTTGTATACCCTTCTTTGACTGCTGCGCAAGAATTAGAAGAAGAAGGCATCCACTGCACTGTCATAAACGGACGTTTCATAAAACCTATAGACAGGGAAATGCTGATTGAAACAGCAAAACATGCAAAAAGTATATTAACTGTCGAAGAAAATGTTGTAATGGGAGGATTCGGCAGCAGCATAATGGAGGTGCTCTCCGAAGAAGGTATAGTTGTGCCCTTGAAAATACTGGGCATACCTGACATGTTTGTGCCCCATGGGATGCAAAAAACTTTGAGAGGAAAGATAGGCCTTGATGTTGAAGGCATTAAGAAGGTAATACGTCATTGGTTAAAGAAAGGGTAG